From Amaranthus tricolor cultivar Red isolate AtriRed21 chromosome 4, ASM2621246v1, whole genome shotgun sequence:
gctagaggtatttcttcagtgtacattgaggtTATACGGGATATGAATGACAAAGTTTcaactaacattcaaacaccaGTAGGGTTAATAGAGCCTATTCTGGTTAAAGTAGGACTACATCAGGGCTCGGCTCTAAGTCCTTTTATTTTTAcggtcattatggaagagatttctaaatctatttgggagacggtaccgtggtgtATGCTATTCGTTGACGATATcgtgctggtagcagaaactaaagaggaggttagtaataaattggatgagtggagggaagctttagaagctAAAGGGTTGTGCATTAGCCGTACGAAGACCAAGTATTTGCATTGTGACTTCAGTGGGACATCACCGGTAGGTGAGCCAGAGGTGCCCATTGGTGAAAaagttgttaaaagtacgaccaaatacaagtatttgggatcaatTATTCAAAAGGATGGGGAtattgacggagatgtaaatcatcgtatacatgcgggttggctcaagtggcgagcaaccacagcagtgctatgtgataggaagttCCTAagtaagttaaaaggaaaattttaccAGGTGGTAATCAGACCTGCTTTGCTATATGGAACAGAATGTTGgcttgtaaagaagatttttgaacataagatagAAGTCACAGGAATGCGTatgttgaggtggatgtgcgggcgtacattgatggatcgaattagaaaccaagagtttagagacaaactaggggttgcctctatttctggaaaaatgcgcgaaaatagattgaggtggtttggacatatGCAAAAAGGTTGTTCTCTTGCTTTTTCgcgtttctattattattattagtattattgttttcattttgattttttgaattgtttttacttatttattttatctatatgcattttatttatttttgtcgtTACAGAAACTTCTCTTAATCTTTCTTgagtcgggggactcctttTGCCACGATCTCctggtatgagttgccgtcgtccttccctccccagaccttgTCCATAGTTTTCAatgagcgggatacattggataggatgatgatgatgatgatgaattgatgatattATATagtttaagaataaaatacaagttaagagagattaataaat
This genomic window contains:
- the LOC130810880 gene encoding uncharacterized protein LOC130810880, coding for MPEEWRNNTLIPLFKNKGDAQICVNYKGIKLLRHTMKLWERMIERKLDKKRGTSPVGEPEVPIGEKVVKSTTKYKYLGSIIQKDGDIDGDVVIRPALLYGTECWLVKKIFEHKIEVTGMQTSLNLS